The Xylophilus rhododendri region CTTCGTCATCGCCCGCATCCTGCAAGGCATGGGTGGTGCCCTGATGGTGCCGGTGGGCCGGGCCATCGTGCTGCGCAGCACACCCAAGAGCGGGGTGGTGAAGGCGATCGCCACCATCACCTGGCCGGGCCTGGCCGCGCCGCTGCTCGGCCCGCCGATGGGCGGCTGGATCGCCAGCCACTGGAGCTGGCACTGGATCTTCTTCGTCAACCTGCCGCTGGGCGCGGTCGCGCTGCTGCTGGCGCTGCGCTGGATCGACAACCAGCCCGGCGTGCGCCGGCCCTTCGACTGGACCGGTTTCCTGGCCAGCGGCGTCGGCCTGGCCGGCACGCTCTACGGGCTGGAGCTGACCACGCAGAACCCGGTGGACTGGCCGCTGGTGGCGGCCACCGTGGGCGTGGGCATCGCCTCGCTGGTGTTCGCGGTGTGGCATCTGCGGCGCGCGGAGCATCCGCTGGTCGATCTATCGGTGCTGCGGGTGCAGACGTTCCGGGCCTCGGCGGTGGGCGGCACGCTGTCGCGCATCTCGATCGGCAGCGTGCCCTTTCTGATGCCGCTGATGTTCCAGCTGGGCTTCGGTTTCGGCATGGTGCAGTCGGGGCTGCTGATGATCGCGCTGTTCGCCGGCAACCTGGGCATCAAGCCGGCCACCACCGGCCTGCTGCGGCGCTTCGGTTTCCGCAGCACGCTGGTGGGCAACGGCCTGCTGGCGACGCTG contains the following coding sequences:
- a CDS encoding MFS transporter; its protein translation is MKTAEAPSAAATLDPARGRRIALLVASAFFMENFDATVITAAVPAMAESFGVAPVALSAGISAYLLALAVFIPVSGWVADRFGARRVFASAVLLFTLASVACGLAQSLPAFVIARILQGMGGALMVPVGRAIVLRSTPKSGVVKAIATITWPGLAAPLLGPPMGGWIASHWSWHWIFFVNLPLGAVALLLALRWIDNQPGVRRPFDWTGFLASGVGLAGTLYGLELTTQNPVDWPLVAATVGVGIASLVFAVWHLRRAEHPLVDLSVLRVQTFRASAVGGTLSRISIGSVPFLMPLMFQLGFGFGMVQSGLLMIALFAGNLGIKPATTGLLRRFGFRSTLVGNGLLATLSFIGCALLTADTSWLVMAVVLVFGGMTRSMQFTAVGTLAFCDTTPKQTAGASTMFSMFQQLSSGLGIALGAVALRLSENFSGHGGTPGVADFRFALGLMALLTLLSLIDAWRLPRDAGQQVSGHRGA